Proteins encoded together in one Nitratireductor basaltis window:
- a CDS encoding adenine deaminase has product MISRGNFGDRRLRDRAVAAARGEGAFDLLIKGATLLDAVTGELRPADIGVTGALIASVHAPDARHDAAEVFKADGLFATPGLIDMHMHVESSMVTPAEYAQAVVPRGVTTVVWDPHEFANVHGLEGVRWAIEAVRELPLRVLVLAPSCVPAAPGLELSGADFGEAELAQMLAMPEISGIAEVMNMQGVIDRDNRMTGIMQAGLESGKLICGHARGLSGEALNAFAAAGIGSDHELTCADDLMEKLRAGFTIELRGSHDHLLPEMVERLNALGHLPSTLTLCTDDVFPDDLHRRGGLDDVVRRLVRYGMPVEWAVRAATLHASHRLKRHDLGLIAPGRRADIALFADLRDLKAEAVVTDGAIVAREGRLLAAAPRLDVAPLERSVKADRVAADDFRVSGQGRKVRVATIDRPRFTSWGEAVTSVINGFVVPPEGSTLISVIHRHGKAPATPRTGYLREWGKWRGAFCTTVSHDSHNVTVFGGNEEDMALAANFVIEAGGGMAVASEGKLLASLALPLSGLVSDAPLAEIAERFEAIRDAMEKVVDWQPPYLVFKACFGATLACNAGPHQTDLGIADTTRASVLGTPVLEVLE; this is encoded by the coding sequence GCCTGCGTGACCGGGCGGTTGCTGCCGCGCGCGGGGAAGGAGCCTTCGACCTTCTCATCAAGGGCGCGACGCTTCTGGACGCGGTGACGGGGGAGTTGCGTCCTGCCGATATCGGCGTGACCGGCGCACTCATTGCGAGCGTCCACGCGCCTGATGCCCGCCATGACGCGGCTGAGGTGTTCAAGGCCGACGGGCTTTTCGCCACACCGGGCCTTATCGACATGCATATGCATGTGGAAAGCTCGATGGTGACACCGGCCGAATATGCGCAGGCAGTCGTGCCACGCGGGGTGACCACCGTGGTCTGGGACCCGCACGAATTTGCCAATGTGCACGGACTGGAAGGCGTGCGGTGGGCCATCGAGGCTGTGCGCGAACTGCCGCTGCGCGTGCTTGTGCTTGCACCATCCTGCGTGCCCGCAGCACCAGGCCTTGAGCTGTCGGGTGCGGATTTCGGTGAAGCCGAGCTGGCACAGATGCTGGCCATGCCCGAAATTTCCGGCATTGCCGAAGTCATGAACATGCAAGGGGTTATCGACCGGGATAACCGCATGACCGGCATCATGCAGGCGGGACTGGAAAGCGGTAAACTGATCTGTGGCCATGCGCGTGGCTTGTCCGGTGAGGCACTCAATGCCTTCGCAGCCGCGGGTATCGGCTCCGACCATGAACTGACCTGCGCGGACGACCTTATGGAAAAGCTGCGGGCCGGGTTCACGATCGAGCTTCGCGGCTCCCACGATCACCTTCTGCCCGAGATGGTGGAGCGACTGAATGCGCTCGGTCATCTGCCGTCGACCCTCACGCTTTGCACGGACGACGTCTTCCCTGACGATCTTCACCGTCGCGGAGGGCTAGACGATGTCGTGCGCAGACTGGTGCGTTATGGAATGCCGGTCGAATGGGCGGTGCGTGCGGCAACGCTGCACGCCAGCCATCGCCTCAAACGCCATGATCTCGGCTTGATCGCACCGGGGAGGCGGGCCGATATCGCGCTTTTCGCGGACCTGCGGGATCTCAAAGCAGAAGCCGTGGTCACCGACGGAGCGATTGTGGCGCGTGAGGGAAGATTGCTGGCTGCCGCACCACGGCTGGATGTTGCTCCTCTTGAAAGGTCGGTGAAGGCTGACCGGGTCGCCGCTGATGATTTCAGGGTTTCAGGCCAGGGCAGAAAAGTCCGGGTTGCGACCATAGACCGTCCGCGCTTCACAAGCTGGGGCGAAGCGGTGACTTCCGTCATCAACGGCTTTGTCGTGCCGCCGGAGGGATCGACATTGATCAGTGTCATCCACCGCCACGGCAAGGCGCCCGCCACGCCGCGGACGGGCTATCTGCGCGAGTGGGGGAAATGGCGCGGTGCATTTTGCACCACCGTTTCCCATGACAGCCACAATGTCACGGTCTTCGGTGGCAACGAGGAAGACATGGCACTGGCGGCGAACTTCGTCATCGAAGCTGGCGGCGGGATGGCCGTCGCAAGTGAGGGCAAGCTTCTTGCCTCGCTCGCTCTTCCTCTATCGGGACTTGTCTCGGATGCTCCGCTTGCCGAGATCGCTGAGCGGTTTGAAGCCATACGCGACGCAATGGAAAAGGTGGTCGACTGGCAGCCGCCCTATCTTGTCTTCAAGGCCTGCTTCGGCGCGACGCTTGCCTGCAATGCAGGACCGCATCAAACGGATCTGGGGATCGCAGACACTACGAGAGCAAGTGTTCTCGGCACTCCGGTACTGGAAGTGCTGGAGTAG
- a CDS encoding DUF3618 domain-containing protein: MSHDTRSAAEIERDIEQERAALSQSLNALQEKFSVEGIARQLVDQVSRHGGDVAQSVGRSAKENPIALALTGIGLAWMMYGDSRRNAGDSAVSHTGSSGSAGDSLRNAAGTIKGGASSAAGSASNTMSDMGSAVSSRWDRMSEQADHLGRRTRASAEDMRRRLHEGTETMSAAARDRVVKAREAAYQAQLRAEQAASLGKKEIVDFFNDQPLVAGALAVAVGAAVGAALPRTRAEDDAMGSYSDQVFEDAERIFREEAEKARKVAGAAASEARDIAREEKAKADSAAPGDKSAASAAKDNLEDAAKRISDTAKSEASRQDLGKPKI, from the coding sequence ATGAGTCATGATACCCGCAGCGCTGCAGAAATCGAACGCGACATCGAGCAGGAACGCGCTGCCCTGAGCCAGTCGCTCAACGCCTTGCAGGAGAAGTTTTCTGTCGAAGGCATCGCACGTCAGCTCGTCGATCAGGTCAGCCGCCATGGCGGCGACGTGGCGCAGTCGGTCGGCCGTTCGGCGAAGGAAAATCCCATCGCTCTAGCGCTGACCGGCATCGGACTGGCATGGATGATGTACGGGGATTCCCGTCGCAACGCAGGTGACAGCGCAGTCTCCCATACCGGTTCCTCCGGTTCTGCGGGTGACAGTCTCCGGAATGCCGCCGGCACGATCAAGGGCGGTGCGAGCAGCGCTGCCGGTTCCGCCTCGAATACGATGAGCGATATGGGTTCTGCCGTCTCCAGTCGCTGGGATCGCATGAGCGAACAGGCCGATCATCTGGGCCGCCGCACAAGGGCCTCGGCCGAGGACATGCGTCGTCGCCTGCACGAAGGCACCGAGACGATGAGTGCCGCAGCCAGGGATCGCGTCGTCAAGGCGCGTGAAGCCGCCTATCAGGCTCAGCTACGCGCCGAGCAGGCCGCATCGCTGGGCAAGAAGGAGATTGTTGATTTCTTCAATGATCAGCCTCTCGTGGCCGGCGCGCTGGCGGTTGCCGTAGGCGCTGCAGTCGGTGCCGCCCTACCGCGGACCCGTGCGGAAGACGACGCCATGGGCAGCTATAGCGACCAGGTCTTCGAGGACGCCGAACGCATCTTCCGCGAAGAGGCGGAAAAGGCCAGGAAGGTCGCCGGTGCCGCAGCCTCCGAGGCGCGAGACATCGCCAGGGAAGAAAAGGCCAAGGCCGACAGCGCCGCACCCGGCGACAAGTCTGCTGCAAGTGCGGCAAAGGACAATCTGGAAGATGCTGCAAAGCGCATCTCCGACACAGCCAAGTCGGAAGCCAGTCGGCAGGATCTGGGCAAGCCCAAGATCTGA
- a CDS encoding phage holin family protein encodes MSEHTQKTSARSVFGDVLSHATNLVRGEFDLARTEINDNLKHAGAAVGMIVGGVVIALTALNILAAALVTALTEAGIPAGWSALIVGVVLALIAYILARKGMGDLKLSSLAPTRTSRNVRRDAAAVKESYNES; translated from the coding sequence ATGAGCGAACATACCCAAAAGACAAGCGCACGCAGCGTTTTCGGTGACGTGCTGAGCCATGCGACAAATCTGGTCCGTGGCGAGTTCGACCTCGCGCGCACCGAGATCAACGACAATCTGAAACATGCAGGCGCAGCCGTCGGCATGATCGTTGGCGGCGTCGTGATTGCTCTCACCGCCCTCAACATCCTTGCCGCCGCCCTCGTGACGGCCTTGACCGAGGCGGGCATTCCCGCCGGATGGTCCGCGCTCATCGTGGGCGTCGTGCTGGCGCTGATTGCCTACATCCTGGCGCGCAAGGGCATGGGCGATCTGAAGCTGTCGAGCCTCGCCCCAACCCGCACCAGCCGCAATGTCCGCCGCGATGCCGCTGCAGTCAAGGAGAGCTACAATGAGTCATGA
- a CDS encoding LacI family DNA-binding transcriptional regulator produces MSESEVQGNVTADDVAEAAGVSRWTVNRAFKKDASISPKTRSRVMAAAQSLGYVPDLHAAALASTRSNLVALLIDDFANPHKLVMLERLTRALRSRGWDTLLVNTLDPDDAAPALLNASQRRVDATILIGLQFDDEVLRTAHLARRFKKLIIFARGSEDPNTISICVDDEAATREIARYVLARGYQRPFYLAGPRTTSAHLMRKETFMRAWNENRGSTPGSAAVAAYDPLLSAQIVYETFHDTRREDIPDIIVCENDALALGAIDTIRHRLGLEVPGDVAVIGFDDVPQAASPNYQLTTYRQPITDMANYLVDVLESREAKNLDRMFLGRLVVRESA; encoded by the coding sequence TTGAGCGAGAGTGAAGTGCAGGGAAACGTCACTGCTGACGATGTGGCAGAAGCTGCGGGGGTATCCCGCTGGACGGTCAATCGGGCCTTCAAGAAGGATGCTTCGATTTCGCCCAAGACGCGCTCTCGCGTGATGGCCGCTGCGCAATCGCTTGGCTATGTGCCGGATCTCCATGCGGCCGCGCTGGCATCCACCCGGTCAAACCTCGTTGCGCTGTTGATCGACGACTTTGCCAATCCTCACAAGCTGGTGATGCTCGAACGCCTGACACGCGCGCTGCGCAGCCGTGGTTGGGACACCCTCCTCGTGAACACGCTCGACCCTGACGATGCCGCACCCGCTTTGCTCAACGCGAGCCAGAGGCGCGTCGACGCCACCATCCTGATCGGCCTGCAGTTCGACGATGAGGTTCTGCGCACCGCACATCTGGCGAGGCGCTTCAAGAAGCTGATCATCTTTGCCCGCGGATCGGAGGATCCCAACACCATATCCATATGCGTGGATGATGAGGCAGCAACGCGTGAGATCGCCCGATATGTGCTGGCTCGCGGCTATCAGCGCCCGTTCTATCTGGCGGGACCGCGCACGACATCTGCCCATCTGATGCGCAAGGAAACCTTCATGCGCGCGTGGAACGAAAATCGCGGCTCGACTCCCGGCTCCGCGGCGGTTGCTGCCTATGATCCGCTGTTGAGCGCGCAGATCGTGTACGAGACCTTCCACGATACCCGACGGGAAGACATTCCCGACATCATCGTCTGCGAGAATGACGCGCTGGCACTCGGCGCAATAGACACGATCCGGCATCGCCTCGGCCTTGAAGTGCCTGGCGATGTTGCCGTCATCGGATTCGACGATGTGCCGCAAGCCGCGAGCCCGAACTACCAGCTCACTACCTATCGCCAGCCGATAACCGACATGGCGAACTATCTCGTTGATGTTCTGGAAAGCCGCGAGGCGAAGAACCTCGACAGGATGTTCCTGGGGCGGCTGGTGGTCCGAGAGAGCGCGTAG
- the iolG gene encoding inositol 2-dehydrogenase: MLKVGLLGAGRIGQVHAASIRNNPRSTLVAVSDVHEQAAEKLAAESGSQARRTEAVLNDPEIDAVLIATSTDTHSDLIEAASAAGKAVLCEKPVDLSLERAKTCLRNVAATGQPVMIGFNRRFDRNFSALKQASQRGDIGKAELLAITSFDPAPPPVSYIKVSGGLFRDMMIHDFDMANFIMGEQPVQLRAVGSSLVDPEIGEAGDVDTAVVTLTYADGRIAVIKNSRRAVYGYDQRVELLGSKGLLQANNMLEDTVVKSTAAGVSSAKPTYFFLERYMPAYAAEWEAFVSALLDGNDLPVTLDDGVAALAMAEAATESARTGKAVDLAS; this comes from the coding sequence ATGCTGAAAGTCGGGTTGCTCGGCGCGGGCCGCATTGGCCAGGTGCACGCGGCAAGCATCAGGAACAATCCACGTTCGACCCTGGTTGCGGTGTCGGATGTGCACGAGCAGGCTGCGGAGAAACTTGCCGCGGAATCGGGTTCGCAGGCGCGCAGGACGGAAGCCGTGCTCAACGATCCCGAAATTGATGCGGTATTGATAGCGACCTCGACCGATACCCATTCGGACCTGATAGAAGCTGCATCTGCGGCTGGCAAAGCGGTGCTGTGCGAGAAGCCGGTCGACCTGTCGCTCGAACGCGCGAAGACGTGCCTTCGAAATGTCGCTGCCACGGGGCAGCCCGTCATGATCGGATTCAACCGCCGTTTCGACCGGAATTTCTCGGCACTGAAACAGGCGAGCCAGCGCGGTGACATCGGCAAGGCGGAACTGCTGGCAATCACCTCCTTCGATCCGGCTCCGCCGCCTGTCAGCTACATCAAGGTTTCCGGCGGGCTTTTCCGCGACATGATGATCCATGATTTCGACATGGCGAACTTCATCATGGGCGAGCAGCCAGTGCAGTTGCGTGCTGTTGGAAGTTCACTCGTCGATCCTGAAATCGGGGAAGCGGGAGATGTCGACACCGCCGTGGTCACTCTGACCTATGCGGACGGACGCATCGCAGTCATCAAGAACAGCCGCCGCGCGGTCTACGGCTATGACCAGCGCGTGGAGCTTCTCGGTTCCAAAGGTCTGCTGCAGGCCAACAACATGCTGGAAGACACGGTCGTCAAGTCGACCGCTGCCGGCGTGAGTTCGGCAAAGCCCACCTACTTTTTCCTGGAGCGTTACATGCCGGCCTATGCCGCGGAGTGGGAAGCCTTCGTTTCCGCGCTTCTCGACGGCAATGACCTGCCCGTCACGCTCGATGACGGTGTGGCCGCACTGGCGATGGCCGAGGCGGCAACGGAATCTGCTCGTACCGGAAAGGCGGTGGATCTGGCGAGCTGA
- a CDS encoding sugar ABC transporter substrate-binding protein — translation MNKLLASVAMAATIAAAVPAVAADIIVVAHGQANDPFWSVVKNGVQKAGEDTGANVEFRSPETFDMVQMGQLIDAAVNQEPDGLVVSIPDGDALGPSIERAVAAGIPVISMNSGSDVAAELGVLLHVGQSEFDAGKAAGEKLAEMGGTKGICVNQEVGNVALDLRCEGFAEGFGQEVTVIPTVNDPAEVQSKVRAALESDPDVDTVLGLGASLVGEPAVAAVEALGRDDVLVASFDLSAGFLQAVADGKAAFAIDQQQFLQGYLPVAFLALHAEYGLMPGGDVPSGPNLVTQEAAGQVIELSAQGIR, via the coding sequence ATGAACAAACTTCTTGCTTCGGTCGCCATGGCGGCGACGATTGCAGCGGCGGTTCCGGCCGTGGCTGCCGATATCATCGTCGTTGCTCACGGACAGGCGAACGACCCTTTCTGGTCGGTGGTCAAGAACGGTGTGCAGAAAGCCGGTGAGGACACCGGTGCGAATGTCGAGTTCCGTTCGCCGGAAACCTTCGACATGGTGCAGATGGGCCAGCTGATCGACGCCGCAGTCAATCAGGAGCCGGACGGGCTGGTTGTATCCATTCCTGATGGCGATGCGCTTGGACCGTCCATCGAACGCGCCGTGGCGGCAGGCATTCCGGTCATCTCGATGAATTCCGGTTCGGATGTCGCTGCCGAGCTTGGCGTGCTGCTGCATGTCGGGCAGTCGGAGTTCGACGCCGGCAAGGCTGCAGGTGAGAAGCTTGCGGAAATGGGCGGCACCAAGGGTATCTGCGTCAATCAGGAAGTGGGCAATGTCGCTCTCGACTTGCGCTGCGAGGGCTTTGCTGAAGGCTTTGGCCAGGAAGTCACCGTTATCCCGACCGTAAACGATCCGGCTGAGGTTCAGTCGAAGGTGCGTGCTGCACTGGAATCCGATCCCGATGTCGACACCGTACTTGGCCTGGGCGCCTCGCTGGTAGGCGAGCCTGCCGTGGCAGCCGTCGAGGCTCTCGGCCGTGATGATGTTCTGGTTGCCTCCTTCGATCTTTCGGCAGGCTTCCTTCAGGCCGTAGCTGACGGCAAGGCTGCCTTCGCCATTGATCAGCAGCAGTTCCTGCAGGGCTACCTTCCAGTGGCTTTCCTCGCTCTTCATGCCGAATACGGTCTGATGCCGGGTGGTGATGTTCCATCGGGTCCGAACCTCGTCACGCAAGAAGCAGCGGGCCAGGTTATCGAGCTGTCTGCGCAGGGCATTCGCTGA
- a CDS encoding ABC transporter permease: MVADTQAHEDERLRAESFVTKLMKKPELGAIGGVILVTLFFLATADSTMFTLSGIMNFMTPAAQLGILGIAAAMLMIGGEFDLSIGSMVAFAGMVFGVFTVNLGLPLILAIPMTMAFAASIGAVNGSIVLKTGLPSFIVTLAGLFILRGASLVGLKIFTGGSTQLRGVRDAVEGDWLAPIFSGDAFAGLFGWLASLGIIETFKNGAPKIPGIPVEILWFIAFALVATYILLRTPVGNWIFATGGDTDAATNSGVPVRRVKISLFMLTACAAALVAIITVMDAGSTDARRGFMKEFEAIITAVIGGCLLTGGYGSAIGAFFGAIIFGMVTIGLTYTDFDQDWFQIFLGGMLLLAVVFNNAIRKRVTGER, encoded by the coding sequence ATGGTGGCCGATACACAGGCACATGAGGACGAGCGCCTGCGCGCAGAGTCTTTTGTCACAAAACTCATGAAGAAGCCGGAGCTGGGAGCGATAGGCGGTGTCATTCTGGTGACGCTGTTCTTCCTGGCAACAGCCGACAGCACAATGTTTACCCTCTCGGGTATCATGAACTTCATGACACCGGCCGCGCAGCTTGGCATTCTCGGCATCGCCGCGGCCATGCTGATGATCGGTGGAGAGTTCGACCTGTCGATCGGTTCCATGGTGGCCTTCGCAGGCATGGTCTTCGGGGTTTTCACCGTCAATCTGGGATTGCCACTTATCCTGGCCATTCCGATGACGATGGCCTTCGCCGCATCCATCGGCGCCGTCAACGGCTCGATTGTGCTGAAAACCGGGCTGCCTTCCTTCATTGTAACATTGGCTGGTCTGTTCATCCTGCGCGGTGCTTCACTGGTCGGTCTGAAAATCTTCACCGGCGGCTCGACGCAGCTTCGCGGCGTGCGGGACGCGGTTGAAGGAGACTGGCTGGCACCGATCTTTTCGGGCGACGCCTTCGCAGGCTTATTCGGCTGGCTGGCCTCTCTGGGCATCATCGAAACCTTCAAGAACGGCGCCCCGAAGATTCCGGGCATCCCGGTCGAGATCCTCTGGTTCATCGCCTTCGCGCTTGTGGCGACCTATATCCTTCTGCGCACGCCGGTCGGCAACTGGATCTTCGCCACGGGCGGGGACACTGATGCTGCAACCAATTCCGGCGTGCCGGTTCGACGGGTGAAGATCTCTCTCTTCATGCTGACAGCCTGTGCAGCCGCACTCGTCGCGATCATCACGGTCATGGATGCAGGCTCCACCGACGCACGGCGCGGCTTCATGAAGGAATTCGAGGCCATCATCACGGCAGTGATCGGCGGTTGTCTTCTGACCGGCGGCTACGGCTCGGCGATTGGCGCTTTCTTCGGTGCCATCATTTTCGGGATGGTCACCATTGGATTGACCTACACGGATTTCGACCAGGACTGGTTCCAGATCTTCCTTGGCGGAATGCTTCTTCTGGCGGTGGTCTTCAACAACGCGATCCGCAAACGCGTAACAGGGGAGCGCTGA